A single window of Archangium gephyra DNA harbors:
- a CDS encoding DUF418 domain-containing protein: MLLDTLRGFALSGVFLANVHLWFSGLMFRPLTEVKAFYRDTSGMDAVITHTFGPLIGGRFITLFSVLFGLGFAVQLERAEGRGTSIVPVYARRLVVLLGVGLVHLFLLFQGDIVSTYALLGFTLLLFYKRADRTLLVWAAALIFLAPLLWHLVPRVTQLLGSPGSEEAAKAAMERSLALRAGALEAFSHGSWLDTVRSGGAYYLGDLFWNLSALLPVIAGRFLLGLWAGRRRLFHDAPQHLPFFRRLLGWGLGLGLLGSSVAIVVWLLSTRKIIQPQSIPWLPFVTGPMRHLGELGMASAYAAGITLLFQRDTWRRRLAVLAPVGRMGLTNYLLTSVLGVLFFYGYGLGLMDGLKSPTAQFALTLVLFALQVVFSHLWLARFRFGPVEWVTRSLTYGKAQPMRRTSAPEKKEMANA; this comes from the coding sequence GTGCTGCTCGACACCCTGCGGGGTTTCGCGCTGAGCGGCGTCTTCCTGGCCAACGTCCACCTGTGGTTCAGCGGGCTCATGTTCCGCCCCCTCACCGAGGTGAAGGCGTTCTACCGGGACACGTCGGGGATGGATGCCGTCATCACCCATACCTTCGGTCCGCTGATCGGCGGCCGGTTCATCACCCTCTTCTCGGTCTTGTTCGGCCTGGGGTTCGCGGTGCAGCTCGAGCGCGCCGAGGGCCGCGGCACCTCCATCGTCCCGGTCTACGCGCGGCGGCTGGTGGTGTTGCTGGGCGTCGGCCTCGTGCACCTGTTCCTGCTCTTCCAGGGCGACATCGTCAGCACGTACGCCCTGCTGGGCTTCACCCTGCTGCTGTTCTACAAGCGCGCGGACCGCACCCTCCTCGTCTGGGCCGCCGCGCTCATCTTCCTCGCGCCCCTGCTCTGGCACCTCGTCCCGCGGGTGACCCAGCTGCTGGGCTCGCCAGGCAGCGAGGAGGCCGCGAAGGCCGCCATGGAGCGCAGCCTGGCCCTCCGGGCCGGGGCGCTGGAGGCGTTCTCGCACGGCTCCTGGCTCGACACGGTGCGCTCGGGCGGGGCGTACTACCTCGGGGACCTCTTCTGGAATCTCAGCGCCCTCCTGCCCGTCATCGCCGGCCGCTTCCTGCTGGGGCTGTGGGCGGGGCGCCGCCGCCTCTTCCATGACGCGCCCCAGCACCTGCCCTTCTTCCGCCGGCTGCTCGGGTGGGGCCTGGGACTGGGCCTCCTCGGCAGCAGCGTGGCCATCGTCGTGTGGCTGCTCTCCACCCGGAAGATCATCCAGCCCCAGTCGATCCCGTGGCTGCCGTTCGTCACGGGGCCGATGCGCCACCTGGGAGAGCTGGGCATGGCGTCGGCCTACGCGGCGGGCATCACCCTGCTCTTCCAGCGCGACACGTGGCGCCGGCGGCTGGCCGTGCTCGCGCCCGTGGGCCGCATGGGGTTGACGAACTACCTGCTGACCTCGGTGCTGGGCGTGCTCTTCTTCTACGGCTACGGGCTGGGACTCATGGACGGACTGAAGAGTCCCACGGCGCAGTTCGCGCTGACCCTGGTGCTCTTCGCCCTGCAGGTCGTCTTCAGCCATCTGTGGCTGGCGCGCTTCCGCTTCGGTCCCGTCGAGTGGGTGACCCGCTCACTGACCTACGGCAAGGCCCAGCCCATGCGCCGGACCTCCGCGCCCGAGAAGAAGGAAATGGCGAACGCCTGA
- a CDS encoding caspase family protein — MRQGTVFLLGLVLAALVSLPARALPEHTWVVAIGHDQGAPNEVGLLFAEQDARAFTDVLRQHGGVSSRRTMLLLGDDAASVRRALQDVNAAIRAQAGAGHPTALVVFYSGHADAAALHLGGTELPLEELKTLVAGSPAGVRLLVLDACRSGAVTRVKGVNAAESFDISLRNNIATEGLAILTSSAAGESSQESDELRGSFFTHHLMNALRGAADHDDDGKVTLTEAYGYAYTQTLRSSGQTVALQHPTYSWEVKGRGELVLSTPAETQGRMGRLRLGSSSLYLILEGRRGGPVVAEVSPQGNRRELSLPAGQYFVQQRNADEYREYQVALAAGTVADVDALPFETVRYDRLVRRRGGEKRYTHHVLLLGGAQGEMLAGDGTAPQLRVGYGLDFDWGSVGVRLRGLRSQSTGLDGLLPRTHDELGLGLTLQRFVDLAPVSLSFGLFVEGVYHWQSFDTERVSSNRQALGAAFGGILSVERHLGAGLALRLEGGPVTGLFQRAVMKNGVVTEGRELATPLTWWGAGGLVWRR, encoded by the coding sequence ATGAGACAAGGGACCGTCTTCCTCCTGGGCCTCGTCCTGGCGGCGCTGGTGTCCTTGCCGGCCCGGGCGCTCCCCGAGCACACCTGGGTGGTGGCCATCGGCCATGACCAGGGGGCTCCCAACGAGGTGGGCCTGCTCTTCGCGGAGCAGGATGCCCGGGCCTTCACCGATGTGCTGCGCCAGCATGGGGGCGTCTCGTCGCGGCGGACGATGCTGCTGCTCGGCGATGACGCGGCCTCGGTGCGGCGGGCGTTGCAGGATGTGAACGCCGCCATCCGGGCCCAGGCGGGGGCGGGGCATCCCACCGCGCTCGTGGTCTTCTACTCGGGCCATGCCGACGCGGCCGCACTCCACCTGGGTGGAACGGAGCTGCCCCTCGAGGAGCTGAAGACGCTGGTGGCGGGCTCGCCCGCGGGCGTGCGGCTGCTCGTGCTCGATGCCTGCCGCTCCGGAGCGGTGACCCGGGTGAAGGGCGTCAACGCCGCCGAGAGCTTCGACATCTCCCTGCGCAACAACATCGCCACCGAGGGCCTGGCCATCCTCACCTCGAGCGCCGCGGGCGAGTCGAGCCAGGAGTCCGACGAGCTGCGCGGCTCGTTCTTCACCCACCACCTGATGAACGCGCTGCGCGGCGCGGCCGACCATGACGACGATGGCAAGGTCACGCTGACCGAGGCGTATGGCTATGCCTATACCCAGACGCTGCGCTCGAGTGGCCAGACGGTGGCGTTGCAGCACCCCACCTACTCCTGGGAGGTGAAGGGGCGCGGCGAGCTGGTGCTGTCGACACCGGCGGAGACGCAGGGGCGGATGGGGCGGCTGCGGCTCGGCTCCTCCTCGCTCTACCTCATCCTGGAGGGGCGGCGGGGTGGGCCCGTGGTGGCGGAGGTGTCGCCGCAGGGCAACCGCCGGGAACTGTCCCTGCCCGCGGGCCAGTACTTCGTGCAGCAGCGCAACGCCGATGAGTACCGCGAGTATCAGGTGGCGCTGGCCGCGGGCACCGTGGCCGACGTGGACGCGCTGCCCTTCGAGACGGTCCGCTACGACCGGCTCGTGCGCCGCCGCGGTGGCGAGAAGCGCTACACCCACCACGTCCTCCTGCTAGGGGGTGCTCAGGGCGAGATGCTCGCGGGAGACGGCACCGCGCCACAGCTTCGCGTGGGCTACGGACTCGACTTCGATTGGGGCTCCGTGGGCGTGCGGCTGCGGGGCCTGCGCAGCCAGAGCACCGGGCTGGACGGGCTGTTGCCGCGCACCCACGACGAGCTCGGACTGGGATTGACGCTCCAGCGTTTCGTGGACCTCGCGCCCGTGAGCCTGTCGTTCGGGCTCTTCGTCGAGGGCGTGTACCACTGGCAGAGCTTCGACACGGAGCGGGTGTCTTCGAACCGGCAGGCGCTGGGCGCGGCCTTCGGCGGAATCCTGTCGGTGGAGCGGCACCTGGGCGCGGGGCTCGCGCTGCGGCTCGAGGGCGGGCCGGTGACCGGCCTCTTCCAGCGGGCCGTGATGAAGAACGGGGTGGTGACGGAAGGCCGTGAGCTGGCGACTCCACTCACCTGGTGGGGCGCGGGAGGACTCGTATGGCGCCGGTGA
- a CDS encoding RNA polymerase sigma factor, whose protein sequence is MSRADSQQISLLFNQHGARVYRRALRLLGNPADAEEATQEIFIRVFRAAGSFRQQSQMTTWLYQITTNYCLNHIRDRSRRTALHEEHVAPLADDGSRTEAVSPDDLVLLRRLLADADERQAAAAVYVFLDGMSHEEAASVLGVSKRTVGNLLERFQEWVNARTAGGTEETPPPPPPPERKSSGFLGFGRRRS, encoded by the coding sequence TTGAGCCGAGCCGACTCGCAGCAGATCTCCCTGCTCTTCAACCAGCATGGCGCCCGGGTGTACCGCCGGGCGTTGCGGTTGCTGGGCAATCCGGCCGACGCGGAAGAGGCCACGCAGGAGATCTTCATCCGTGTCTTCCGCGCCGCCGGCAGCTTCCGGCAGCAGAGCCAGATGACGACCTGGCTCTATCAGATCACCACCAACTACTGCCTGAACCACATCCGGGACCGCTCGCGCCGCACCGCGCTGCACGAGGAGCACGTGGCTCCCCTGGCGGACGATGGCTCGCGGACCGAAGCGGTGAGCCCCGATGATCTCGTGCTGCTGCGCCGGTTGCTCGCGGACGCCGACGAGCGCCAGGCCGCCGCCGCCGTGTACGTCTTCCTCGACGGCATGTCGCACGAGGAGGCGGCCTCGGTGCTGGGCGTGTCCAAGCGCACGGTGGGCAACCTCCTGGAGCGGTTCCAGGAGTGGGTGAACGCGCGGACGGCGGGAGGCACGGAGGAGACTCCTCCACCGCCGCCGCCGCCGGAACGCAAGAGCTCGGGTTTCCTGGGATTTGGAAGGAGGCGCTCATGA
- a CDS encoding M4 family metallopeptidase — translation MIRTRFLAAALFAIPLAACEVDHSQLPEGAPKSDEAADSLGDVRAALAALPSAEVVGANDDGVPFMLKGSLDNVNGLQGIAAAFRLEASDLVMTRTSVDEQGNSHIRYSQTKNGLPVVGGELIIHKDPSGKIFMANGSARDGELVPAKARISGEAAKAAALDNTVGRHIATEGEARLVYIRSEKDGRLRLAYEVVVTGEGAELPIRDHVFVNALTGAIEDTTTEIHSAKNRAVYSANNGTSLPGTLKRSEGGAVTGDTHVDINYDHLGTTYDCYSVNFGRDSYNGAGAQLRSTVHYSSNYTNAFWNGTQMVYGDSNGVDSAPLGKSLDVTVHELTHAVTSSESNLTYSNESGALNEGLSDIFGAYCESWKRGWVVDAAVWMVGDDVWTPNTPGDALRYMANPTQDGSSKDYYPTRYTGTSDNGGVHWNSGIANLAFKLLTTGGTHPRGVTTTNVTGIGIQKAGQIFYRANRDLMTASTTFAQAKTYTEQAATQLGYTTAEVASVSAAWTAVGVGASTPPATSTALTNNVAITGISGASASLKYYHLDVPASRAVTFTMSGGTGDADMYVKYGSQPSTSSYDCRPYLTGNNETCSFAAKTTSGRYHVMLRGYTSYSSTSLKGAY, via the coding sequence GTGATCCGCACCCGCTTCCTTGCTGCCGCGCTGTTCGCGATTCCCCTCGCCGCGTGCGAGGTCGACCACTCGCAGCTGCCCGAAGGCGCCCCCAAGTCCGACGAGGCCGCCGACTCGCTCGGTGACGTGCGCGCCGCGCTCGCCGCGCTGCCCTCGGCCGAGGTCGTTGGCGCCAACGACGATGGCGTGCCCTTCATGCTCAAGGGCTCGCTGGACAACGTGAACGGCCTGCAGGGCATCGCCGCGGCCTTCCGCCTCGAGGCCTCCGATCTGGTGATGACGCGCACCAGCGTGGACGAGCAGGGCAACTCGCACATCCGCTACAGCCAGACCAAGAACGGCCTGCCGGTGGTGGGGGGCGAGCTCATCATCCACAAGGATCCGAGCGGCAAGATCTTCATGGCCAACGGCTCGGCGCGTGACGGCGAGCTCGTCCCGGCCAAGGCGCGCATCTCCGGCGAGGCCGCCAAGGCCGCCGCCCTGGACAACACCGTGGGCCGCCACATCGCCACCGAGGGCGAGGCCCGCCTGGTGTACATCCGCTCCGAGAAGGACGGCCGTCTGCGGCTGGCCTACGAGGTGGTGGTGACGGGCGAGGGCGCGGAGCTGCCCATCCGTGACCACGTCTTCGTCAACGCGCTGACCGGCGCCATCGAGGACACCACCACGGAGATCCACTCGGCGAAGAACCGCGCGGTGTACTCGGCCAACAACGGCACCAGCCTGCCCGGTACCCTCAAGCGCTCCGAGGGCGGCGCCGTCACCGGCGACACCCACGTGGACATCAACTACGACCACCTGGGCACCACCTACGACTGCTACAGCGTGAACTTCGGCCGTGACTCGTACAACGGCGCGGGCGCGCAGCTGCGCAGCACGGTGCACTACAGCAGCAACTACACCAACGCCTTCTGGAACGGCACCCAGATGGTGTACGGCGACAGCAACGGCGTGGACTCCGCGCCGCTGGGCAAGTCGCTGGACGTGACGGTGCACGAGCTGACGCACGCGGTGACCAGCTCCGAGTCCAACCTCACCTACTCCAACGAGTCGGGCGCCCTCAACGAGGGCCTGAGCGACATCTTCGGCGCCTACTGCGAGTCGTGGAAGCGCGGCTGGGTGGTGGACGCGGCGGTGTGGATGGTGGGCGACGACGTGTGGACGCCGAACACCCCGGGTGACGCGCTCCGCTACATGGCCAACCCCACGCAGGATGGCTCGTCCAAGGACTACTACCCCACGCGCTACACGGGGACGTCCGACAACGGCGGTGTGCACTGGAACTCGGGTATCGCCAACCTGGCCTTCAAGCTGCTCACCACGGGCGGCACGCACCCGCGCGGCGTGACCACCACCAACGTCACGGGCATCGGCATCCAGAAGGCCGGCCAGATCTTCTACCGCGCCAACCGTGACCTGATGACGGCCTCCACCACCTTCGCCCAGGCGAAGACGTACACGGAGCAGGCGGCGACGCAGCTGGGCTACACCACGGCCGAGGTCGCCTCCGTGTCGGCGGCCTGGACGGCGGTGGGCGTGGGCGCCTCGACGCCTCCGGCGACCTCCACGGCGCTGACCAACAACGTGGCGATCACCGGCATCTCGGGCGCCTCGGCCTCGCTGAAGTACTACCACCTGGACGTGCCGGCCAGCCGGGCGGTGACCTTCACGATGAGCGGCGGCACGGGTGACGCGGACATGTACGTGAAGTACGGCTCGCAGCCGAGCACCTCCTCGTACGACTGCCGTCCGTACCTCACGGGCAACAACGAGACGTGCTCCTTCGCCGCGAAGACCACCTCCGGCCGCTACCACGTGATGCTGCGCGGCTACACCTCGTACTCCAGCACCTCGCTCAAGGGCGCGTACTAG
- a CDS encoding PEGA domain-containing protein, whose amino-acid sequence MSTRPLGWVLLLLVALPAAQAGEPGTAGPGQLRIVTNYWADVYVDGKRKGRAPTPPISLPAGKHVVELRGNPRVKDYRIEVVIKAGERLEVVAESTPVN is encoded by the coding sequence ATGTCCACGCGTCCCCTGGGGTGGGTGCTGTTGCTGCTCGTCGCTCTTCCCGCGGCACAGGCCGGGGAGCCCGGGACGGCCGGTCCAGGGCAGCTCCGGATCGTGACGAATTACTGGGCCGACGTGTACGTGGATGGCAAGCGGAAGGGGCGTGCACCCACGCCGCCCATCTCCCTGCCCGCGGGCAAGCATGTCGTCGAGCTGCGCGGCAACCCCAGGGTCAAGGACTACCGTATCGAGGTGGTCATCAAGGCGGGAGAGCGCCTGGAAGTCGTTGCCGAGTCGACTCCGGTGAACTGA
- a CDS encoding DUF4384 domain-containing protein, translating into MKPPDFVKLRAGGPECPSDFTLDRLHAGELPPEEARKTELHVAGCAGCGARLAERKAGFDAVEGVDPRVMLARIRKGLDEPARASFSERLIGWSRRLLAPMAMVATAAAVMMVVVPGQQQGTRMKGALGLHVFRLTGDHAEEVVSGDTFAPGDRLRFSVDVPSEGHVAVFGVEASGALYPAWPLEPGVQTRFEEGDGIELPGAVSLDAQPGREMFYLVHCPLEVGPPECTSGGAGEKPVCPEGCAMTPFIMEKGG; encoded by the coding sequence ATGAAGCCGCCTGACTTCGTCAAGCTGCGCGCGGGCGGGCCGGAGTGCCCCTCCGACTTCACGTTGGATCGGCTCCACGCGGGCGAGCTCCCGCCGGAGGAGGCTCGGAAGACCGAGCTCCATGTGGCGGGCTGTGCCGGCTGTGGCGCGCGCCTGGCCGAGCGGAAGGCCGGGTTCGACGCCGTCGAAGGGGTGGACCCGCGCGTGATGCTGGCGCGCATCCGCAAGGGGCTCGATGAGCCCGCCCGGGCTTCGTTCTCCGAGCGGTTGATCGGCTGGTCTCGCCGCCTGCTCGCCCCGATGGCGATGGTGGCCACCGCGGCCGCCGTGATGATGGTGGTGGTCCCCGGCCAGCAGCAGGGGACGCGGATGAAGGGCGCGCTCGGGCTGCACGTGTTCCGTCTCACGGGCGACCATGCCGAGGAAGTGGTGAGCGGTGACACGTTCGCGCCGGGAGACCGGCTCCGCTTCAGCGTGGACGTTCCGTCGGAGGGACACGTGGCGGTGTTCGGCGTCGAGGCGTCCGGGGCGCTCTATCCCGCGTGGCCGCTGGAGCCTGGAGTCCAGACGCGCTTCGAGGAGGGCGATGGCATCGAGCTCCCCGGCGCGGTGTCGCTCGACGCGCAGCCGGGCCGCGAGATGTTCTACCTGGTGCACTGCCCGCTCGAGGTGGGTCCGCCGGAGTGCACCTCGGGGGGCGCCGGTGAGAAGCCCGTGTGCCCCGAGGGCTGCGCGATGACGCCGTTCATCATGGAGAAGGGCGGATGA
- a CDS encoding Rpn family recombination-promoting nuclease/putative transposase, whose product MSGPHDLFARYTFGHPERAAAELRAVLPAYVVSEVDWASLRREPGSVVDPELRETESDLLFTARMRTGQSLLLYVLLEHQSSVDRWMALRMLRYVVRQVERWRTEHPEHTRLPLIIPLVMYHGPDGAWTAPRRVEDLFDLPREERERWRALVPRFEYLLDDLTAEREEALSARSGPPLARLAWLVLRYGRTGELARKLPDWVTLFAQVHADAEGAEHLVVVIRYLVWVGDAAVHTAARRVLHSVLDEQRAEELMGSWAEEMIERGIQQGLEKGLAQGLQQGLSRGRAEDVLRILSKRGVQVDEAARQRILTCSDLTTLDLWFDRSLSATTLADVLDGLAW is encoded by the coding sequence ATGTCTGGACCGCATGATCTCTTCGCCCGCTACACCTTCGGCCACCCCGAGCGGGCCGCCGCCGAACTGCGCGCCGTGCTGCCCGCATATGTCGTCTCGGAGGTGGACTGGGCGTCCCTGCGGCGAGAGCCTGGCAGCGTGGTGGACCCGGAGTTGCGCGAGACCGAGAGCGACCTGCTCTTCACGGCACGGATGCGCACGGGTCAGTCGCTACTGCTGTATGTCTTGCTGGAGCACCAGTCGTCGGTGGACCGATGGATGGCGCTCCGCATGCTGCGCTACGTGGTGCGCCAGGTGGAGCGGTGGCGGACGGAGCACCCGGAGCACACGCGGCTGCCCCTCATCATCCCGCTCGTCATGTACCACGGGCCGGATGGCGCCTGGACGGCGCCGCGCCGGGTGGAGGACCTCTTCGACCTGCCACGGGAGGAGCGGGAGCGATGGCGAGCGCTGGTCCCTCGTTTCGAGTACCTGCTCGATGACCTGACGGCCGAGCGCGAAGAGGCGCTGAGCGCGCGCTCCGGACCGCCGTTGGCCCGGCTGGCCTGGCTGGTGTTGCGTTACGGACGCACCGGGGAACTGGCCCGGAAGCTGCCGGACTGGGTGACGCTCTTCGCGCAGGTGCACGCGGACGCCGAGGGAGCCGAGCATCTGGTGGTCGTCATCCGTTACCTGGTGTGGGTAGGGGATGCGGCCGTCCACACCGCGGCGAGGCGGGTGTTACATTCGGTGTTGGATGAGCAGCGAGCGGAGGAGCTGATGGGCAGCTGGGCCGAGGAGATGATCGAGCGGGGAATCCAGCAGGGCTTGGAGAAAGGTCTGGCTCAGGGGTTGCAGCAAGGATTGAGCCGAGGGCGTGCCGAGGACGTCCTGCGAATCCTCTCCAAGCGGGGCGTGCAGGTCGATGAGGCCGCCCGCCAGCGCATCCTCACCTGCTCGGACCTGACGACCCTCGACCTCTGGTTCGACCGTTCCTTGAGTGCCACCACCCTCGCCGACGTGCTGGACGGCCTGGCCTGGTGA
- a CDS encoding serine hydrolase yields the protein MPRRAAVLPLLFMLLLVLGASPAAGQPAPLSGFDDYTNSSLRDWNVPGLAVSVVKDGKVVFSKGYGVRKVGESAPVDEHTGFSIGSISKSFAAMGLGMLVDEGKVSWDDPVSQYLPYFQLHDPYVTREFTLRDLLVHRSGLPQVCGGILWYGSDYSREEVLKRLRYIKPVSSFRGTFAYQSVTYMAVGEVIRAVSGKSWEDFTRERIFAPLGMNESSSLFRDLKKSKNLALPHVRIDGRPVAIAYRDSDALGPGGAIVSSAHDMARYMQLLLAGGTFDGKKLYGEKVAQELFTPQMLVPERPSSRPELQALNSWFNAYGFGWFLREYRGRKLVFHTGGMDGMAAMVVLVPEEKLGITVLTHNDGGLFYPLALRMLDAYLGAPPTDWAGILLKYRGEGEKKAKDAEAALVASRVQGTKPSLELVRYAGGYRDRMYGDLSIAQENGKLVLRFSHSPSFTADLEHWQYDTFRLHWRDPMNWPKGFLTFSLDAKGKLKGFEFDQPSLLDVHFNELTVERVPEAR from the coding sequence ATGCCTCGACGTGCCGCCGTACTCCCCCTTCTCTTCATGCTCTTGCTGGTGCTCGGCGCTTCCCCCGCCGCCGGGCAGCCGGCTCCCCTCTCGGGCTTCGACGACTACACGAACAGCTCCCTGCGCGACTGGAACGTGCCGGGCCTGGCCGTCTCGGTCGTGAAGGACGGGAAGGTGGTGTTCTCCAAGGGGTATGGCGTGCGCAAGGTGGGCGAGTCCGCCCCTGTCGATGAGCACACCGGGTTCTCGATCGGGTCCATCTCGAAGTCCTTCGCGGCCATGGGCCTGGGCATGCTGGTGGACGAGGGCAAGGTTTCCTGGGACGACCCCGTCAGCCAGTACCTCCCGTACTTCCAGCTCCATGACCCCTATGTCACCCGCGAGTTCACCCTCCGGGATCTGCTCGTCCACCGGAGCGGGCTGCCCCAGGTGTGCGGCGGCATCCTCTGGTACGGCTCCGATTACAGCCGCGAGGAGGTGCTCAAGCGGCTGCGCTACATCAAACCGGTCTCCAGCTTCCGCGGCACCTTCGCCTACCAGAGCGTGACGTACATGGCGGTGGGAGAGGTCATCCGCGCCGTCTCCGGGAAGTCCTGGGAGGACTTCACCCGCGAGCGCATCTTCGCCCCGCTCGGGATGAACGAGAGCAGCTCGCTCTTCCGCGACCTGAAGAAGTCGAAGAACCTCGCCCTGCCGCATGTCCGCATCGACGGCAGGCCGGTGGCCATCGCCTATCGCGACTCCGACGCGCTCGGGCCCGGCGGTGCCATCGTGTCCAGCGCCCATGACATGGCCAGGTACATGCAACTGCTGCTGGCCGGGGGGACCTTCGACGGCAAGAAGCTCTACGGCGAGAAGGTGGCCCAGGAGCTCTTCACCCCGCAGATGCTCGTGCCTGAACGGCCCTCGTCACGGCCCGAGCTCCAGGCGCTCAACTCCTGGTTCAACGCCTATGGGTTCGGGTGGTTCCTGCGCGAGTACCGCGGGCGCAAGCTGGTCTTCCATACGGGCGGCATGGACGGGATGGCCGCCATGGTGGTGCTCGTGCCGGAAGAGAAGCTCGGCATCACCGTCCTCACGCACAACGATGGCGGCCTCTTCTATCCGCTGGCGCTCCGGATGCTCGATGCGTACCTCGGGGCTCCTCCCACCGACTGGGCCGGGATCCTGTTGAAGTACCGTGGGGAGGGCGAGAAGAAGGCGAAGGACGCCGAGGCCGCGCTGGTGGCCTCGCGTGTCCAGGGAACGAAGCCCTCGCTCGAGCTGGTGCGCTATGCCGGCGGCTACCGGGACCGGATGTACGGGGACCTCTCCATCGCCCAGGAGAACGGGAAGCTGGTGCTGCGCTTCAGCCACAGTCCTTCCTTCACGGCGGACCTGGAGCACTGGCAGTACGACACCTTCCGCCTCCATTGGAGGGACCCGATGAACTGGCCCAAGGGCTTCCTGACGTTCTCCCTGGACGCGAAGGGAAAGCTCAAGGGCTTCGAGTTCGACCAACCCAGTCTGCTCGACGTGCACTTCAACGAGCTGACGGTCGAGCGCGTTCCAGAGGCGCGCTGA